One window of the Sparus aurata chromosome 17, fSpaAur1.1, whole genome shotgun sequence genome contains the following:
- the stx17 gene encoding syntaxin-17 → MAEEGNKLTLRRLEAPIHKFIKVALPTDLERLQKHHNNILKYQHSQQWDRLHQEQINASRTVQQLRANIREMEKLCSRVRAEDADALEALVKPVRDRASTATRDFLRLHSNPVSQPPAAQPSSCESSCASSSSRADDDMDEEPVSGRQIQLLLPEIPADQNAAESWDNLEEDLKELCGLVTEFSLLVHSQQEKIDSIEDNVNTAAANVEEGTKSLGKAVGYKLAVLPVAGALLGGVLAGPIGLLAGFKAAGVAAALGGGALGFAGGNLVQKQRKAQVELQMKQLKALLPPEIPSEAESSKDK, encoded by the exons ATGGCAGAGGAAGGCAACAAGCTGACACTGAGGCGCCTGGAGGCACCGATCCACAAGTTCATTAAAGTGGCTCTACCCACGGACCTGGAGAGGCTGCAGAAACACCACAATAACATACTGAAG TACCAGCATAGCCAGCAATGGGACCGCCTTCATCAGGAGCAAATCAACGCCAGCAGGACGGTTCAG CAGTTGAGAGCGAACatcagagagatggagaagctGTGTTCTCGGGTCCGAGCCGAAGACGCTGACGCTCTGGAAGCACTTGTCAAGCCGGTCAGAGACAGGGCGTCGACTGCCACACGAGACTTTCTGCGTTTGCACTCTAACCCTGTGTCTCAGCCACCTGCTGCTCAGCCATCCAGCTGTGAGTCCAGCTGTGCATCCAGCAGCTCCCGCGCTGATGACGACATGGACGAGGAGCCGGTGTCTGGCAGGCAAATCCAACTCCTCCTTCCAGAAATCCCTGCTGATCAGAATGCAGCTGAGTCCTGGGACAACCTGGAGGAG gATCTGAAGGAGCTGTGTGGTTTGGTGACGGAGTTCTCTCTGCTCGTCCAC TCCCAGCAGGAGAAGATTGACAGCATAGAGGACAACGTCAACACAGCCGCTGCCAACGTGGAGGAGGGGACCAAGAGCCTGGGGAag GCAGTGGGCTACAAGTTGGCGGTGTTGCCGGTTGCCGGGGCTCTGCTTGGTGGTGTGTTAGCAGGTCCAATTGGCCTGCTGGCCGGGTTCAAAGCTGCAGGGGTGGCTGCTGCTCTGGGAGGAGGTGCCCTGGGGTTTGCAGGAGGCAACCTGGTCCAGAAACAACGCAAAGCCCAAGTGGAGCTACAGATGAAACAGTTGAAAGCACTGCT